The sequence TTTTAAAATCAAAGAATAGATATGGAGGATATAATTGATTAAGGAAATAATAGTGGTAGAAGGCAAAGATGATATTCGGGCGGTAAAAAACGCCGTAGATGCGGAAGTCATAGCTACAGGAGGCTATGGATATTCTAAAGAACTTATAAACAGATTAAAAAAAATATCGGAGCGAAGAGGTGTGATTATTCTTACGGATCCTGATTTTGAAGGAGAAAGAATACGAAGGAATATCTCAAAGGATTTAAAAAATTGCAAGCATGCTTTTCTCCCGAGAAGAAAAGCATTGAAAAAAGGTGATATCGGAGTAGAAAATGCAGGTAAGGAAGATATAATAGAAGCTTTAAAAAAAGCAAGGCCTGCTTCTGTAAAAAGAATCGAAAAATTTACTCATGATGACATGATAAATTTTGGATTAACAGGCAGCAATAATTCTAAAAGAAGAAGAGAAATCTTGGGGGAAATCTTGGGTATAGGATACGGAAATTCTAAGCAGTTTTTAAACAGGCTAAATAATTATGGTATATCCAAAGAAGAATTTATAGATGGATTAAAGGAAATGGAGAAATGGAATGGAAGATAGAAGACTTTACTCTCCCAAAATGGTGAGAGATATCTTAGAAAAACATAATTTCAAACTATCGAAAAGCCTTGGGCAAAATTTTCTGATAGATGGGAATATTGTAAGAAGCATCGTAGAAAAAGGAGGGATAACTGAAAAGGATTTTATTCTTGAAATAGGGCCGGGAATCGGAACGCTAACGGAAGAACTGAGTATAAAGGCAAAATATGTTGTAGGAATAGAATTAGACGAAGCCCTTCTTCCCATATTAAAAGAAACACTCCGAGAGAGAAAGAATGTGGAAATAATTCATGGAGATATATTAAAAATAGATCTTGAAGAGCTTTTTCATAAAGAATTTAAGGGAGAAAGTATAAAAATAGTGGCAAATCTTCCCTACTATATAACTACTCCCATTATTGGAAGGTTGCTCGAAGAAGAATTAAACATCCAAGGAATAATAGTAATGATTCAAAAAGAAGTAGCAAGAAGAATGATTGCTAAAACTAATTCAAAAGATTACAGTGCATTATCCATATTTGTTCAATATTATACCGACCCTGAAATAATTCTTAATGTTCCCCGCTCCGTATTTCTTCCCAAACCCAAAGTCGATTCTTCCGTTATAAGGTTAAATTTGAAAAACCAAAAAATGAAGGTCGAAAATAAAGAAATATTTTTCAAAGTAGTACGGTCAGCATTCAATCAAAGGAGAAAAACTATCCAAAATTCTTTATCTTCCAAGGAATTAAATATTTCAAAGGAAAAAATAAAGGAAATACTAACTTTATGCAATATAGATCCCCAAAAAAGAGCGGAAAATTTAACTGCAGAAGATTTTGCAAAGATTAGTTCACTTTTTCCTCCTATTTAACATATATTAATAATAGTAACAAAAAGGGAGGGAGATATATGGGGACATCTTATATGAGAAAATTTTTTATACTTAAAGATGATCATTGTATGTTTTTAAATATTAAGCCTAAAGGTTTTGGCAAAATTATGGTAAAAGGGATAAAGGGAGAATTAGAGCTAAATATTGAAAACTGCGAGACGGAAGAAGATTATAAAATATTTTTAATAGGAAGAGGCAATCAGAAAATAGTATCACCCCTATTGGGGAGGATAATGACTGATGAAAGAGGTAAAGGAGCCGCAAAACTTACATTTAACTTGAATAGTATGGGAGAAGAAAAAATATCAATAGAAAAATATAGCGGAATAATTCTTAAAAGAGGAGAAAATATTTTGCTTACAGGATATATTGTTAAAGATGATGGTATAATAAATCAATATATAAGAAATTCTTCCCATGAAAAAGCATTTCCTCAGGAGGAAATTGTTAAAGAGCCTATTGAAAAAGAGGATAAAGTACCGGAAATATCTCATATACCTGAAAATCAGGAAAATATCTCAGAGCCGGAGCAACCTCTTCAGGGGCTTCACGAGGAACAGGAAATAGTAGAAGAAGAAAAGATACAAGATGTAGAAAATATGGTGGCAGATTCGGAAAACCAAGAACCATCTGATGATACTTTTGAAGAACAGGAAATGAAATACAAAGAGAGACAGCAAGATATGGAATACATAAAGAGAGTCAATTATAAATCTCAGATGACAAACTATTTATTGAGTATCCTCAGATTTTTTCCTAATATAAAACCATTTAAACTTGATCTTAAAGGATATGAATGGTGGAGAATAGAAAGTGGAGATCCTGACATGCACAGAGGTTTTCTTCCTTTTTATAATTATATATTTAATATGGGAAATGAATATGATTTTATGGGTGATACCCCCAATTGTAAAAGTATGATGAAAAAATACGGACATTATATCTTTGGAATGTATAAAGAAAGTGGAGAAGTTAAATATTATATATATGGGATTCCCGGAGAATTCTCTGCAGAAGAGCATCCATTAAGAG is a genomic window of Acidilutibacter cellobiosedens containing:
- the rsmA gene encoding 16S rRNA (adenine(1518)-N(6)/adenine(1519)-N(6))-dimethyltransferase RsmA is translated as MEDRRLYSPKMVRDILEKHNFKLSKSLGQNFLIDGNIVRSIVEKGGITEKDFILEIGPGIGTLTEELSIKAKYVVGIELDEALLPILKETLRERKNVEIIHGDILKIDLEELFHKEFKGESIKIVANLPYYITTPIIGRLLEEELNIQGIIVMIQKEVARRMIAKTNSKDYSALSIFVQYYTDPEIILNVPRSVFLPKPKVDSSVIRLNLKNQKMKVENKEIFFKVVRSAFNQRRKTIQNSLSSKELNISKEKIKEILTLCNIDPQKRAENLTAEDFAKISSLFPPI
- the rnmV gene encoding ribonuclease M5 — translated: MIKEIIVVEGKDDIRAVKNAVDAEVIATGGYGYSKELINRLKKISERRGVIILTDPDFEGERIRRNISKDLKNCKHAFLPRRKALKKGDIGVENAGKEDIIEALKKARPASVKRIEKFTHDDMINFGLTGSNNSKRRREILGEILGIGYGNSKQFLNRLNNYGISKEEFIDGLKEMEKWNGR